The Dokdonia sp. 4H-3-7-5 genomic interval GGCGCTTAATTTGAGTTTACGTAATTTTTGGGCGGTTTCAGACCACAGTAGTAATATATATTACTTACTTAACAATGATGGATCGAGATCTCAAATAGATAACTACGATACCACCGTACAGCGTGATCCTAATGCAAATTTCAATATCTGGAACCTAGACGTGAGCTATCGCTGGCGTTTTGCTCCAGGAAGCGAAGCATCATTACTATACCGCCATCAAATTTCGAATTTTGATGAGCAATCTACTTTAGATTATGGCCAGAGTCTTGGTAACTTGTTTGATGAACCTCTTAACCATACATTATCACTTAGAGTCACTTACTTTATAGATTATAATAATGTAAAAGGCATCTTTAAAAAGACCGCCTAGTCCGTTGGTAAAAAGCAGGTATTATAGTACTTTCACAGTCAATATTGTATTATGGTAAAGGCAGAACATATATCAAAAACTTTTGGAAACCTACAAGTTCTTAAAGACGTTGCTTTAAATGTAAAAAAGGGTGAAGTGGTTTCTATTGTTGGTCAAAGTGGCGCAGGTAAAACTACGCTACTACAGATTCTAGGCACTCTAGATATGCCTGATAATAATGCTCAGGCACAACTTACCATTAACGGAAAATCTCTCACAGGACTTAAATCTAAGTTACTAAGTGCTTTCCGTAATGAGCACATAGGGTTTATTTTTCAGTTTCACCAGCTACTTCCAGAGTTTACAGCGATGGAAAATGTGTGTATTCCTGCATTTATTGCCAAAAAAGATAAGGCACCCACAGAGGCTCGTGCTAAAGAGCTTCTTGACTTTTTAGGGCTGTCCCATCGCTATGATCACAAACCTAATGAGCTATCTGGAGGAGAGCAACAGCGTGTGGCAGTAGCTAGAGCACTTATAAACAATCCAGCACTCATTCTGGCAGATGAGCCTTCCGGTAACCTCGATACAGAAAGTGCAGATCATCTACATAAACTATTTTTTAGATTACGAGATGAGTTTAATCAAACGCTTATTATTGTTACTCATAATGAAGAGCTAGCAGATATGGCAGACCGTAAGCTTGTAATGAAAGATGGTGAGTTTGTGAATAATTAATATGAATACGCTTTCGCTAAAGCGCACCACACCCTACTATATACAGCAGAGTAACACATGAATAAAACGGATCTTAAAATTTTCTTGGATGAAAAAGCAATTCAATATGAGAATGGCGATTTTATTCCACACGATCCTATACAAATCCCTCACCAATTTGAACTAAAAGAAGATATCGAGATTGCCGCTTTCTTAACAGCTACTATTGCCTGGGGCAATCGCAAGAGTATCATAACGAATGCTACAAAAATGATGGATATCATGGGGAATGCACCTTATGATTTTATCTTAAACTACGATCCAGAACAAGCGCACCTTTTTGATGGGTTTGTACATCGCACTTTTAATAGCGGAGATTTAGAGACATTTATAAGGGCATTACAGCACATTTACCTCAATCATGGCGGTCTAGAAAATGCTTTTAAGAAGGGAATCACAAGTGAAGGCCTACAACCCGCTATTTCAAATTTTAAGAAATTATTTTTTGAGGTCGAACATTTACCAAGAACACAAAAGCATGTGAGTGACCCACTCAAGAACTCTGCTGCAAAACGTATCAACATGTTTTTGAGATGGATGGTACGTGATGCAAATGCGGGAGTAGATTTTGGAATATGGAACACTATTTCCCCTAGTTTACTTTCATGCCCATTAGATGTCCATACAAGTAATGTAGCTAGAAAACTTAAACTGCTTAAGAGAAAGCAAAACGACGGAAAAACATTGCAGGAGCTAGATAAAGCGCTAAGAAAAATGGATCCTAATGATCCTGTAAAATATGATTTTGCATTGTTTGGATTAGGAGCCTTCGAGAAGTTTTAATTATTCTCGATGCACTATAGGTATTATTTATATAGAATATGATTAGCTATATTTTAGAAAGACTATTTTTGATTAAAATTACACTGTGATAGCACCTCAAAAGCCAATTAACGAAAGCAAACGACTAGAAGTATTAAAGTCATATAAACTTCTTGACACGCTTCCAGAAGATGCTTATGACACGATAACAAAGCTTGCTTCTCACATCTGTAATACACCAATATCACTAGTTACATTGCTAGATGCAGATCGTAATTTTTTGAAATCAAGACGTGGTATTGATATGTCTGAATCTCCTAGAGATATCTCATTTTGTGGTCACGCTATTCTCACAGAAGAGCCCATTTTTCTAGTAGAAGATGCTCGTTTAGATAAACGTTTTCAAGATAATCCATTAGTTAAAGATTTTAAAGCAATTTTTTATGCAGGTGTTCCTTTACGCACAAGTGACGGTTATGCTTTAGGCACTTTATGTGTTTATGATCACAAACCAAGAACGTTATCCTTAGAAGAACAAGATGCTTTGCGTGGTCTTGCAAAGCAAACAGTTTTATTATTTGAGGCTCGCAAACGCAATATGGACCTCGCAGCCTCAGAAAATGAAACTGCACAACGTAATGATCGTTTAGAAGATTTTGCTCGATTAGTAGCTCATGATCTTAAGTCTCCACTTGCAAGTATAGAAGGTTTACTCAACCTCTTGAAAGAAGATTACCTGGATAGCAATGATGAAGATTTTGCACTGTATTTAAAGCATCTAGATACTTCGGCAAAGTCTATGAGAGGTTATATAGATGGGCTTCTGGACTATTATAGAGCAGATACATTACTGGCAACAAAAGAGAATACTACACTTTTTAAACTAGTTAAAAACGTAGCAGATTTACATAAGTCTAGTGATGTCGCTATTAACGTTACAGATGATATCAAGTTAGCATCTGTTTCTACAATCGCCATTGACCAGATAATATCAAATCTTGTTGATAATGCTACAAAATACAATGACAAGGATACTCCCACCATCCAAATAAGTGCAACGGAATCTAAAGACTTCTACACTATATCTGTAAAAGATAATGGTACCGGAATTCCAGAAGACAAACAAGACATTATTTTTGACCTATTTAAAACTACAGGAACTAAAGATCGTAATGGCAAACAAGGTTCTGGAATGGGATTGGCAACCGTGCGTAAACTGGTAGAAGGATTGGGTGGTACTATTAGTGTTTCTTCTGTGGTTGGTGAAGGGAGTATTTTCACTTTTACCATTAGGCGATAAAGTCCGTTTTAAGTATTTTTGAACAAACCTAAAATCGCACATGCAGTTTAGACATCCAGAACTCCTTTATGCACTGTTCTTACTGCTTATCCCTATCCTCGTTCACTTATTTCAACTTCGTAAGTTTAAGACAGAAGCGTTTACAAATGTTGCCTTTCTTCAAAAGCTCAACATTCAAACTCGTAAGAGTAATTCCATAAAGAAATGGCTCGTGTTATTGTCTCGTATGGCTGCAATTGCTGCAATTGTGCTAGCATTTGCTCAACCATTTATCACACAATCAGATAGCGCAACCCGAGAAAAGGAAACTATCATTTATTTGGATAACTCATTCAGTATGCAAGCAAAGGGTTCTTCTGGACAATTGCTACGCACGGCCACCCAAGATATTATTACTAATATTCCCGAGGATCAAACCTTCACTTTAATTACAAATACAGATACGTATAGAAATACCACTGTCAAAAACATGCGTAACGAGTTGCTACAACTACCATATGCAGCATCACAGTTATCTGAAACTGCCATAACACTCAGAGCTCAGAAAGAATTTTCTAGAGACCAATCAAAAGATAAGAGGCTCATTATGATTTCTGACTTTCAGGATAATGGTGAGGCGTATCAACTACAAACAGATGGTGTAGAAAAACATTACGTGCAGCTCCAGCCTGTCATAAAAAACAATGTAAGTATAGATTCCGTTTTTATATCACAAAGAAAATCAGGAAGCATAGCCCTTACTGTAGCGCTTTCAGCAGGTGAAAAGAAAGATATAAATACTGCCGTTTCTCTATACAACGGTGATCAATTACTGGCTAAGGGAACAGCATCTTTTGATAGCGAACTAACGACTACCGTAGTTTTTGATATAGACACAAAAGAAGAAATCGCAGGGCGTATCGTCATTGAAGATCCCCTACTCGCTTTTGATAACACCATGTTTTTTAACATTAATAAAAGTCAGCCCATAAAAGTACTCGCAATAAATGGTGCAAACTCAGATTATTTGTCACGTATTTTTACGGCTCCAGAGTTTGAGTATAAAAGCACAAACATTAAGAATCTGGATTATAGCAGCATACCAGATTTTAATTATATCGTTATAAATCAAGTTTCAGAAATAGGCGTATCTCTTAGTGGTGCTTTGAACGCTTTCGCGAAAGCGGGAGGAATTACCACCATTATTTTAGATTCAAATGCAGATGCGACTAGTTACAACAATGCGTTAAGCAGTTTAGGAAACTTTGATATCTCAAAAAGTGAAACTACCAAGCGATTAGTAACCACCATCAATTATGACCATCCTGTTTATAAAGATGTGTTTGATGCAAGAATAAAAAACTTTCAATATCCGTCCGTTTCAAAGTCTTTTGCCATACAAGGTGGAGATGCGTTACTTCGTTTTGAAGATGGAAGTCCTTTCTTGTCTTATTCTTCAAATTTCTTTGTAATCTCTGGAGGTATAGATGTAGCAAATTCAAACCTCCAAAGTTCGCCGCTCATAGTCCCTACATTTTACAATATGTCGCGACAGAGCTTGCAGTTGCCACGATTATATATGCCTGTAGGTAAAAACACAACATACGACATACCTGTCGCGCTTCAAGAAGATGATATTTTAAGTCTGGAAGACATGTTAGACCGCTCAAATACACTTATTCCTCTGCAACAATCCAAAGGAAATAAAGTACAAATTACAACGAGTGACTCGCCATCTAAAGCAGGTATTTACAATATTAAGCTATCAGATAATACGGTACAGCAAGTCAGTTATAATTACAGTCGCAGTGAAAGCACATTACGATATGCAGCATTAAACACGGGTGCTACAGATCATTATAACACCTCTGTAGAAGATCTTTTTGACGAATTCAAAACAGCAGATAGTGTCCAATCGCTTTGGAAATGGTTTGTTATTTTTGCCTTGTTATTCCTAGTACTAGAAATCTTGATTTTAAAATTCTATAAATGAAAGCACTCATAAAGAACGCCATAATTGTAGACAGTGATAGCCCACATCACAGTAGTACAAAAGATGTTAGAATTAAGGATGGCCTCATTATAGAAATAGGAGAACATCTAGAAAATACAAAAGGAGAGACGCTTATAGAGCGCGATAATCTCCATATATCACAAGGTTGGTTTGATAGTAGCGTGAGTATGGGGCAACCAGGATTTGAGGAGCGAGAAACTATAGATCACGGCTTACAAGTTGCGGCATTAAGTGGCTTTACAGCAGTAGCACTCAATCCAAACACCTACCCTATTATTGACACAAGCTCTGATGTCACTTTTGTAAAAAAAATGGCCGAAGGACATGCAACTTCTCTTTTTCCTATAGGTGCGCTTACGCGAAATAGTGAAAGCGTAGATCTAGCAGAATTATACGATATGCAGCAATCCGGAGCTGTGGCTTTTGGTGATTATCAACAACCTATCGCAAATCCAAATTTGCTTAAAATTGCACTGCAATACACGCAAGGATTCAACGGACTTGTTTTATCATTTCCTCAAGAGCAGAAAATTGCTGGAAAAGGAATGGTAAATGAAGGAGAAATAAGCACCCGAGTAGGTCTTAAAGGAATTCCCGCTATAGCCGAAAGTCTTCAAGTAGCAAGAGACTTACATATACTAGAATATGCTGGCGGAAGCCTTCATATCCCTACAATTTCCACAAAGGCAAGTGTTGAACTTATAAAACAAGCTAAAACGAAAGGATTAGACGTTACTTGTAGTGTTGCAATACATAATTTGTACTTATTAGATACAGTTATAGATGATTTTGATACTCGTTATAAAGTATTACCACCACTAAGAAATCAAGAGCATGTAGATGCATTGATAGAAGGTGTAAAAGATGGCACTATCGATATGGTGACTAGTGATCATAATCCCCTAGATGTTGAGCGCAAGCACGTAGAGTTTGATAATGCTATGTATGGCGCTATATCCCAAGAAGCTACATTTAAAGCGCTACTTACCATTGTGAGCGAGAAGCGCGCCGTAACACTACTTACTGCCGGTAGACGTAGATTTATAGGCCAAAGTAATCCAATACAAGAAAATAGCCCAGCAGATATCACCTTATTTACAACAAAAGGCACGGCTACATTTACTAAAGAACACATCAAATCAACTTCAAATAATGCCATATTCCTTAATCAAAAAATGAAAGGAGATGTGTATGGAATTATTGCAAATAACCAACTAGTACTTAACTAATGGATGAAAACACCGTTTTTGAAGGAAAAACAGCTGCAGTTTTAAGCTACATTACCTTCGTAGGATTAATTATAGCCTATTTTATGAATAGCGAGTCAAAAAATGAGTTTGCTGCTTTTCATCTTAGACAGTCATTAGGTTTAACCTTGAGCTACTTCTTAGTAATGATGCCGCTCAGTTACCTAGACATACCTATGGCATCTATAGGATTTCTAGTGCTGTTTTTTGCACTGTGGCTTTTTGGAATTATTTCTGCTTTTCAAGGTAAACGCCAACTTGTACCTTTAGTAGGTGCCTTTTACCAAAATGTTTTCGGCGGAAACAACTAGTCTCCCTACGAGCAAGCAACAATTATACATCAGGACATTACTTGCTTTGTAATGTCTACTATTTCAATTATATGTTATTAGAATATATCACACGTAAACCATCAAAACCTTCTACGGGTAAAGCTCCATTAATTATTCTCCTTCATGGTTATGGAAGTAATGAAGAAGACCTCTTTAGCTTTGCAGAAGAAATTCCTGAGGAGTATTTCATAGTGTCTGCAAAGGCTCCTATTGCGATGCAACCTTATGGAAATGCGTGGTATCATATTACTATAGATGGTGATGGCGTAAAAACCTCAGATAATGATGGTGCTCGTGAGTCTAGAGATATCATCGCACGATTTATAGATGAGATTGTAGCGGAGTACGATGTAGACAAGCACAACGTAACCTTGCTAGGTTTTAGCCAAGGAACGATATTAAGCTATGCAGTAGCACTCACCTACCCAGAAAAAATTAAGAATGTTATAGGCTTGAGTGGTTACATCAATGAAGAGATTATAGATTTAAAGAGTAGTCCATCATATGCACATCTTAATATTTATAACTCACACGGAACTGTAGACCAAGTAATACCAATAGATGCTGCTCGCAAGACACCTGGCTATCTCAAAAATATAGGGATTGAATCTACCTTAAGTGAGTTTCCTGTAGGTCACGGAG includes:
- a CDS encoding ABC transporter ATP-binding protein, with product MVKAEHISKTFGNLQVLKDVALNVKKGEVVSIVGQSGAGKTTLLQILGTLDMPDNNAQAQLTINGKSLTGLKSKLLSAFRNEHIGFIFQFHQLLPEFTAMENVCIPAFIAKKDKAPTEARAKELLDFLGLSHRYDHKPNELSGGEQQRVAVARALINNPALILADEPSGNLDTESADHLHKLFFRLRDEFNQTLIIVTHNEELADMADRKLVMKDGEFVNN
- a CDS encoding TIGR02757 family protein translates to MNKTDLKIFLDEKAIQYENGDFIPHDPIQIPHQFELKEDIEIAAFLTATIAWGNRKSIITNATKMMDIMGNAPYDFILNYDPEQAHLFDGFVHRTFNSGDLETFIRALQHIYLNHGGLENAFKKGITSEGLQPAISNFKKLFFEVEHLPRTQKHVSDPLKNSAAKRINMFLRWMVRDANAGVDFGIWNTISPSLLSCPLDVHTSNVARKLKLLKRKQNDGKTLQELDKALRKMDPNDPVKYDFALFGLGAFEKF
- a CDS encoding sensor histidine kinase, with the protein product MIAPQKPINESKRLEVLKSYKLLDTLPEDAYDTITKLASHICNTPISLVTLLDADRNFLKSRRGIDMSESPRDISFCGHAILTEEPIFLVEDARLDKRFQDNPLVKDFKAIFYAGVPLRTSDGYALGTLCVYDHKPRTLSLEEQDALRGLAKQTVLLFEARKRNMDLAASENETAQRNDRLEDFARLVAHDLKSPLASIEGLLNLLKEDYLDSNDEDFALYLKHLDTSAKSMRGYIDGLLDYYRADTLLATKENTTLFKLVKNVADLHKSSDVAINVTDDIKLASVSTIAIDQIISNLVDNATKYNDKDTPTIQISATESKDFYTISVKDNGTGIPEDKQDIIFDLFKTTGTKDRNGKQGSGMGLATVRKLVEGLGGTISVSSVVGEGSIFTFTIRR
- a CDS encoding BatA domain-containing protein, whose translation is MQFRHPELLYALFLLLIPILVHLFQLRKFKTEAFTNVAFLQKLNIQTRKSNSIKKWLVLLSRMAAIAAIVLAFAQPFITQSDSATREKETIIYLDNSFSMQAKGSSGQLLRTATQDIITNIPEDQTFTLITNTDTYRNTTVKNMRNELLQLPYAASQLSETAITLRAQKEFSRDQSKDKRLIMISDFQDNGEAYQLQTDGVEKHYVQLQPVIKNNVSIDSVFISQRKSGSIALTVALSAGEKKDINTAVSLYNGDQLLAKGTASFDSELTTTVVFDIDTKEEIAGRIVIEDPLLAFDNTMFFNINKSQPIKVLAINGANSDYLSRIFTAPEFEYKSTNIKNLDYSSIPDFNYIVINQVSEIGVSLSGALNAFAKAGGITTIILDSNADATSYNNALSSLGNFDISKSETTKRLVTTINYDHPVYKDVFDARIKNFQYPSVSKSFAIQGGDALLRFEDGSPFLSYSSNFFVISGGIDVANSNLQSSPLIVPTFYNMSRQSLQLPRLYMPVGKNTTYDIPVALQEDDILSLEDMLDRSNTLIPLQQSKGNKVQITTSDSPSKAGIYNIKLSDNTVQQVSYNYSRSESTLRYAALNTGATDHYNTSVEDLFDEFKTADSVQSLWKWFVIFALLFLVLEILILKFYK
- a CDS encoding dihydroorotase, which produces MKALIKNAIIVDSDSPHHSSTKDVRIKDGLIIEIGEHLENTKGETLIERDNLHISQGWFDSSVSMGQPGFEERETIDHGLQVAALSGFTAVALNPNTYPIIDTSSDVTFVKKMAEGHATSLFPIGALTRNSESVDLAELYDMQQSGAVAFGDYQQPIANPNLLKIALQYTQGFNGLVLSFPQEQKIAGKGMVNEGEISTRVGLKGIPAIAESLQVARDLHILEYAGGSLHIPTISTKASVELIKQAKTKGLDVTCSVAIHNLYLLDTVIDDFDTRYKVLPPLRNQEHVDALIEGVKDGTIDMVTSDHNPLDVERKHVEFDNAMYGAISQEATFKALLTIVSEKRAVTLLTAGRRRFIGQSNPIQENSPADITLFTTKGTATFTKEHIKSTSNNAIFLNQKMKGDVYGIIANNQLVLN
- a CDS encoding DUF4870 domain-containing protein, with amino-acid sequence MDENTVFEGKTAAVLSYITFVGLIIAYFMNSESKNEFAAFHLRQSLGLTLSYFLVMMPLSYLDIPMASIGFLVLFFALWLFGIISAFQGKRQLVPLVGAFYQNVFGGNN
- a CDS encoding alpha/beta hydrolase codes for the protein MLLEYITRKPSKPSTGKAPLIILLHGYGSNEEDLFSFAEEIPEEYFIVSAKAPIAMQPYGNAWYHITIDGDGVKTSDNDGARESRDIIARFIDEIVAEYDVDKHNVTLLGFSQGTILSYAVALTYPEKIKNVIGLSGYINEEIIDLKSSPSYAHLNIYNSHGTVDQVIPIDAARKTPGYLKNIGIESTLSEFPVGHGVHPTNFYEFKEWLQSK